In Streptomyces sp. NBC_00414, a single window of DNA contains:
- a CDS encoding N-acetylneuraminate synthase family protein, with the protein MSSNSRLRTFGSKTAGPGHPVYVVGEIGINHNGDLGNAFKLIDAAAEAGCDAVKFQKRTPEICTPRDQWDIERDTPWGRMTYIDYRHRVEFGEDEYRQIDEYSKSKNIAWFASPWDTEAVAFLEKFDVPAHKVASASLTDDELLRALRGTGRTVILSTGMSTPKQIRHAVEVLGSDNILMCHATSTYPAQAEELNLRVINTLQAEYPNVPIGYSGHETGLQTTLAAVALGATFVERHITLDRAMWGSDQAASVEPQGLTRLVRDIRTIEASLGDGVKKVYESELGPMKKLRRVSGVVAEAEIAAAAGEPVAV; encoded by the coding sequence GGCATCAACCACAACGGCGACCTCGGCAACGCCTTCAAGCTGATCGACGCCGCCGCCGAGGCCGGCTGCGACGCCGTGAAGTTCCAGAAGCGCACCCCGGAGATCTGCACCCCGCGCGACCAGTGGGACATCGAGCGCGACACCCCCTGGGGCCGCATGACCTACATCGACTACCGCCACCGTGTGGAGTTCGGCGAGGACGAGTACCGCCAGATCGACGAGTACTCCAAGTCGAAGAACATCGCCTGGTTCGCCTCCCCGTGGGACACCGAGGCCGTCGCCTTCCTGGAGAAGTTCGACGTACCGGCCCACAAGGTGGCCTCCGCCTCCCTGACCGACGACGAGCTGCTGCGCGCCCTGCGCGGCACGGGCCGCACCGTCATCCTCTCGACGGGCATGTCGACCCCGAAGCAGATCCGCCACGCGGTCGAGGTCCTCGGCAGCGACAACATCCTGATGTGCCACGCCACGTCGACCTACCCGGCACAGGCGGAGGAGCTCAACCTCCGCGTCATCAACACCCTGCAGGCCGAGTACCCGAACGTCCCGATCGGCTACTCCGGCCACGAGACCGGCCTGCAGACCACGCTCGCCGCGGTCGCCCTCGGCGCCACCTTCGTCGAGCGCCACATCACCCTGGACCGCGCGATGTGGGGCTCCGACCAGGCCGCCTCCGTCGAGCCGCAGGGCCTGACCCGCCTCGTCCGCGACATCCGCACCATCGAGGCCTCCCTCGGCGACGGCGTCAAGAAGGTCTACGAGTCCGAGCTGGGCCCGATGAAGAAGCTGCGCCGCGTCTCGGGCGTCGTCGCCGAGGCGGAGATCGCCGCGGCCGCGGGCGAGCCGGTCGCGGTCTGA
- a CDS encoding class I SAM-dependent methyltransferase, giving the protein MTEPDFITNTRASYDAMAADYARAFPDEFGGQILDRAVLAAFTELVRTEGPASWGAVPAGSVASAASVPTASAGVAPVADIGCGPGHVTAHLSALGVPAFGVDLSPAMVALAREAHPELRFAVGSMTAMDLPDGVLGGVAAVYSTIHVPDDELPAVFREFHRVLAPGGHVLLVFQTGDERARLTERFGRAISLDCHWRDPGVVAGVLEGAELSVRARVERAPYEDEKLPRAFLLARRPPAPVAG; this is encoded by the coding sequence GTGACCGAACCCGACTTCATCACGAACACGCGCGCTTCCTACGACGCGATGGCGGCCGACTACGCGCGGGCCTTCCCGGACGAGTTCGGCGGGCAGATCCTGGACCGGGCGGTCCTCGCCGCGTTCACCGAGCTCGTGCGGACGGAGGGGCCCGCCTCCTGGGGGGCGGTGCCGGCCGGTTCCGTGGCCTCCGCGGCCTCCGTCCCCACCGCGTCCGCCGGTGTGGCGCCCGTCGCCGACATCGGCTGTGGGCCCGGGCATGTGACGGCCCACCTGAGCGCGCTGGGCGTGCCGGCGTTCGGCGTCGACCTGTCCCCCGCCATGGTGGCCCTGGCCCGGGAGGCGCACCCGGAGCTGCGCTTCGCGGTGGGTTCGATGACGGCCATGGACCTGCCGGACGGCGTGCTGGGCGGAGTCGCCGCCGTCTACTCCACGATCCACGTCCCGGACGACGAACTGCCCGCCGTCTTCCGGGAGTTCCATCGGGTACTGGCCCCGGGCGGGCACGTACTGCTGGTCTTCCAGACGGGGGACGAGCGTGCCCGGCTGACCGAGCGGTTCGGCCGTGCCATCTCGCTCGACTGTCACTGGCGGGATCCGGGTGTGGTGGCCGGGGTGCTGGAGGGGGCGGAGCTGTCGGTGCGGGCGCGGGTCGAGCGGGCGCCGTACGAGGACGAGAAGCTGCCGCGCGCGTTCCTGCTGGCCCGCAGGCCGCCCGCCCCGGTGGCCGGCTGA
- a CDS encoding amidohydrolase, translated as MSQESEADSSGEASTGEASIEEASSGGAALPGTLSEDLRAELVAFRRDLHRHPELGNQEFRTTAAIKERLERAGLRPRVLDTGTGLICDIGVPDPAVPVLALRADIDGLPIPDMKTGCAYRSTVPDRAHACGHDVHTTVVLGAALVLADLHERGLLDRAVRLIFQPAEEVLPGGAPEVIKGGGLDGVGRIIAVHCDPRVDAGRIGLRYGPITSACDRVEVSLDGPGGHTARPHLTTDLVTAAARVAVDVPAVVARRVDARSGLSLTWGRIESGHACNVIPQHAELSGTVRCLDLAAWHAAPDLVHAAIDEVATLHRAKSEISYVRGVPPVVNDPDTTDLLRAAMTARLGVHSVEDTEQSLGGEDFSWYLEHVPGAMARLGVRTPGERTVRDLHQGDFDADESAITVGVELFTAAALLDERR; from the coding sequence ATGTCGCAAGAGTCCGAGGCCGATTCGTCCGGGGAAGCATCGACCGGGGAAGCGTCGATCGAGGAGGCGTCGTCCGGGGGAGCAGCACTTCCCGGCACGCTGTCCGAGGATCTGCGCGCCGAACTCGTCGCGTTCCGACGTGACTTGCACAGGCACCCGGAGCTGGGCAACCAGGAGTTCCGCACCACCGCCGCGATCAAGGAGAGGCTGGAGAGGGCCGGTCTGCGGCCCCGCGTGCTCGACACCGGAACCGGGCTCATCTGTGACATCGGAGTACCGGACCCCGCCGTTCCCGTGCTCGCCCTGCGCGCGGACATCGACGGCCTGCCCATCCCGGACATGAAGACCGGGTGCGCGTACCGGTCGACCGTGCCCGACCGGGCCCACGCCTGCGGCCACGACGTGCACACGACCGTCGTGCTGGGCGCCGCCCTCGTCCTCGCGGACCTGCACGAGCGGGGCCTGCTCGACCGGGCCGTACGCCTGATCTTCCAGCCCGCCGAGGAAGTCCTTCCCGGCGGCGCCCCCGAGGTCATCAAGGGCGGCGGTCTCGACGGTGTCGGGCGGATCATCGCCGTGCACTGCGACCCCAGGGTCGACGCCGGCCGCATCGGACTCAGGTACGGGCCCATCACGTCCGCCTGCGACCGGGTCGAGGTCTCGCTGGACGGACCCGGCGGGCACACCGCGCGACCGCACCTCACCACCGATCTCGTCACCGCCGCCGCCCGGGTCGCGGTCGACGTGCCGGCCGTCGTCGCCCGGCGGGTCGACGCCCGCTCCGGACTCTCCCTGACCTGGGGACGTATCGAGTCGGGGCACGCCTGCAACGTGATCCCGCAGCACGCCGAACTCTCCGGGACCGTACGGTGCCTGGACCTCGCGGCCTGGCACGCCGCCCCCGATCTGGTGCACGCCGCGATCGACGAGGTCGCCACGCTCCACCGGGCCAAGTCCGAGATCAGCTACGTACGCGGGGTGCCGCCGGTCGTCAACGACCCGGACACGACCGATCTGCTGCGCGCGGCGATGACCGCCCGGCTCGGGGTCCACTCCGTGGAGGACACCGAGCAGAGCCTGGGCGGGGAGGACTTCTCCTGGTACCTGGAGCACGTGCCCGGCGCCATGGCGCGTCTCGGGGTGCGCACACCGGGCGAGCGGACCGTGCGGGACCTGCACCAGGGCGACTTCGACGCCGACGAGTCGGCCATCACGGTGGGCGTCGAGCTCTTCACGGCCGCCGCCCTCCTGGACGAGCGCCGCTGA
- a CDS encoding BMP family lipoprotein: protein MRRVSRIAVAGVATATLTAALAACGGTSNDAADSGDGKSKGIALAYDVGGKGDQSFNDAATAGMEKAASEFKYGSKAVEPTDGESDADKVQRLQTLAKAGYNPVVGVGYAYAPAVAEVAAKFPKTTFGIVDDETIDKKNVADMVFHEEQSSYLAGVTAALTTKSKTVGFVGGVDIPLIHKFEAGYKQGVADTNPKVKVVSQFLTEKAEDGGFASPDKGKTAAEGQIEDGADVVYHAAGLSGQGVIEAASAAKVWAIGVDSDQYSQDALKAYKQFILTSATKDVAGAVYNLAKSVQDGKPETGVVRASLKTGGVGLADSNPDFKADAKLQAALKKATEGINDGTIKVKTS from the coding sequence ATGCGCCGGGTGTCCCGAATCGCTGTCGCGGGCGTTGCGACCGCTACCCTCACCGCCGCCCTCGCTGCTTGCGGCGGCACGTCCAACGACGCCGCTGACAGCGGCGACGGCAAGAGCAAGGGCATCGCCCTCGCGTACGACGTCGGCGGCAAGGGCGACCAGTCCTTCAACGACGCCGCGACCGCCGGAATGGAGAAGGCCGCCTCGGAGTTCAAGTACGGCTCCAAGGCCGTCGAGCCCACCGACGGCGAGTCCGACGCCGACAAGGTGCAGCGCCTGCAGACGCTGGCCAAGGCCGGCTACAACCCGGTGGTCGGCGTGGGCTACGCCTACGCGCCGGCCGTCGCCGAGGTCGCCGCCAAGTTCCCGAAGACGACGTTCGGCATCGTCGACGACGAGACGATCGACAAGAAGAACGTCGCCGACATGGTCTTCCACGAGGAGCAGTCCTCCTACCTCGCGGGCGTCACGGCGGCCCTCACCACCAAGTCCAAGACCGTCGGCTTCGTCGGCGGCGTGGACATCCCGCTGATCCACAAGTTCGAGGCGGGCTACAAGCAGGGTGTCGCCGACACCAACCCGAAGGTCAAGGTCGTCTCGCAGTTCCTGACCGAGAAGGCCGAGGACGGCGGGTTCGCCAGCCCCGACAAGGGCAAGACCGCCGCCGAGGGCCAGATCGAGGACGGCGCCGACGTGGTCTACCACGCCGCGGGCCTGTCCGGTCAGGGTGTCATCGAGGCCGCCTCCGCCGCGAAGGTGTGGGCGATCGGCGTCGACTCCGACCAGTACAGCCAGGACGCCCTCAAGGCGTACAAGCAGTTCATCCTCACCTCGGCCACCAAGGACGTCGCGGGCGCGGTCTACAACCTCGCCAAGTCGGTCCAGGACGGCAAGCCCGAGACCGGTGTGGTGCGCGCCTCCCTCAAGACCGGCGGCGTGGGCCTCGCGGACTCGAACCCCGACTTCAAGGCTGACGCCAAGCTCCAGGCGGCCCTGAAGAAGGCCACCGAGGGCATCAACGACGGCACGATCAAGGTCAAGACCTCGTAG
- a CDS encoding ABC transporter ATP-binding protein, protein MDASSSPPLAAQSPSSQSPVSVELAGITKRFPGVVANHDIHLSVGKGTVHALVGENGAGKSTLMKILYGMQKPDEGTIAVDGEQVTFASPADAIARGIGMVHQHFMLADYLTVLENVVLGSEKLYGIGGAAREKIREISERYGLGVRPDALVEDLGVADRQRVEILKVLYRGARILILDEPTAVLVPQEVDALFDNLRELKAEGLSVIFISHKLGEVLSVADEITVIRRGTTVGTAVPAETTSRQLAEMMVGSELPTPETAESTVTDKPVIQVESLTVYAAGGASLGETGTVGDTPAAGSLALDAAGGDAKRVLDDVTFTIHAGEVMGIAGVEGNGQTELVDALIGLKNADSGTIRFIGEEMTSWPTRKRREQGVGYIPEDRHRHGLLLEAPLWENRILGHVTEKPNSKGKGMWLDIKGAQADTRRIVEEYDVRTPGIDVTAASLSGGNQQKLIVGREMSHKPRFLIAAHPTRGVDVGAQAAIWDQIREARREGLAVLLISADLDELIGLSDTLRVIYNGRLVADADPATVTPEELGSAMTGAASGHLEHVTHEQQSSQVAEAAEAAPEDEAR, encoded by the coding sequence ATCGACGCGTCCAGCAGCCCTCCGCTCGCCGCACAGTCACCGTCGTCCCAGTCGCCCGTGTCGGTCGAACTGGCGGGGATCACCAAGCGATTCCCCGGTGTGGTCGCCAACCACGACATCCACCTGTCCGTCGGCAAGGGCACCGTGCACGCCCTCGTCGGCGAGAACGGGGCCGGCAAATCCACCCTGATGAAGATCCTCTACGGCATGCAGAAGCCGGACGAGGGCACCATCGCGGTCGACGGCGAACAGGTGACCTTCGCCAGCCCCGCCGACGCCATCGCGCGCGGCATCGGCATGGTCCACCAGCACTTCATGCTGGCCGACTACCTCACCGTCCTGGAGAACGTCGTCCTGGGCAGCGAGAAGCTGTACGGCATCGGCGGCGCCGCCCGCGAGAAGATCAGGGAGATCTCCGAGCGGTACGGGCTGGGGGTGCGCCCGGACGCCCTCGTCGAGGACCTCGGGGTCGCCGACCGCCAGCGCGTGGAGATCCTCAAGGTCCTCTACCGCGGCGCCCGCATCCTGATCCTGGACGAGCCCACCGCCGTCCTCGTGCCGCAGGAGGTCGACGCGCTCTTCGACAACCTCCGCGAGCTCAAGGCCGAGGGCCTGTCCGTCATCTTCATCTCCCACAAGCTGGGCGAGGTCCTGTCGGTCGCCGACGAGATCACCGTCATCCGCCGGGGCACGACGGTCGGCACGGCCGTCCCCGCCGAGACCACCTCCCGGCAGCTCGCCGAGATGATGGTCGGCAGCGAACTGCCCACGCCGGAGACCGCCGAGTCGACGGTCACCGACAAGCCCGTCATCCAGGTCGAGAGCCTCACCGTGTACGCGGCCGGCGGCGCCTCGCTCGGCGAGACCGGCACCGTCGGTGACACCCCGGCCGCCGGATCCCTCGCGCTCGACGCGGCCGGCGGCGACGCCAAGCGCGTCCTGGACGACGTCACCTTCACCATCCACGCCGGTGAGGTCATGGGCATCGCCGGCGTCGAGGGCAACGGCCAGACCGAACTGGTCGACGCCCTGATCGGCCTCAAGAACGCCGACTCGGGCACCATCCGCTTCATCGGCGAGGAGATGACCTCCTGGCCCACCCGCAAGCGCCGTGAGCAGGGCGTCGGCTACATCCCCGAGGACCGCCACCGCCACGGCCTGCTCCTCGAAGCCCCGCTCTGGGAGAACCGCATCCTGGGCCACGTCACCGAGAAGCCCAACTCCAAGGGCAAGGGCATGTGGCTCGACATAAAGGGCGCCCAGGCCGACACCCGCCGCATCGTCGAGGAGTACGACGTCCGTACCCCCGGCATCGACGTCACGGCGGCCTCCCTGTCCGGCGGCAACCAGCAGAAGCTGATCGTCGGCCGCGAGATGAGCCACAAGCCGCGCTTCCTGATCGCCGCCCACCCCACCCGCGGTGTGGACGTCGGCGCGCAGGCCGCGATCTGGGACCAGATCCGCGAGGCCCGCCGCGAGGGGCTGGCGGTGCTGCTGATCTCCGCCGACCTGGACGAGCTGATCGGCCTCTCCGACACCCTCCGGGTGATCTACAACGGCAGGCTCGTCGCGGACGCGGACCCGGCGACCGTCACTCCGGAGGAGCTGGGCTCGGCGATGACCGGCGCGGCCTCCGGACACCTGGAGCACGTAACGCACGAACAGCAGTCAAGCCAGGTGGCGGAAGCCGCAGAGGCAGCCCCGGAGGACGAGGCCCGATGA
- a CDS encoding ABC transporter permease, translated as MKKFDKERVLLAVAGPVIALVAAVVLTSFVLLASGKSPIEPYTLMFEQAGFADVQVLIINQAGVYYLAALAVAVGFRMNLFNIGVDGQYRLAAMMTAVVGAHVSLPAALQIPFLMLIAVLTGAFWAGIAGVLKVTRGVSEVVATIMLNAIATSLIGYLTLTEVWGRPLGNNQTTGVMKESGWFPGFDMGDAGEIYGFTLIAVLAGVLYWLVLNRTRFGFDLRATGASETAAAASGVDAKRMVLTAMLISGGMAGLAGLPILLGDAHTYSLSFPTGLGFTGITIALLGRNNPVGIAFAALLVAFLDKASPALDYATPVAYDKEIAVIMQGLIVIAVVVSYEAVRVWGLRRQQRRVGAELAAAANDNSKKEVAAR; from the coding sequence ATGAAGAAGTTCGACAAGGAGCGAGTGCTCCTCGCGGTGGCCGGACCGGTCATCGCGCTCGTGGCGGCCGTGGTGCTGACCTCGTTCGTGCTGCTCGCCTCGGGCAAGAGCCCGATCGAGCCGTACACCCTGATGTTCGAGCAGGCCGGTTTCGCCGACGTCCAGGTCCTGATCATCAACCAGGCCGGCGTCTACTACCTCGCCGCCCTCGCGGTCGCCGTCGGCTTCCGCATGAACCTCTTCAACATCGGCGTCGACGGCCAGTACCGCCTCGCCGCCATGATGACCGCGGTCGTCGGCGCGCACGTCTCGCTGCCCGCCGCCCTGCAGATCCCGTTCCTGATGCTGATCGCCGTGCTCACCGGCGCCTTCTGGGCCGGTATCGCGGGTGTCCTCAAGGTGACCCGCGGAGTGAGCGAGGTCGTCGCGACGATCATGCTCAACGCCATCGCCACCAGCCTCATCGGCTACCTCACCCTCACCGAGGTCTGGGGCCGGCCGCTCGGCAACAACCAGACCACCGGCGTGATGAAGGAGTCCGGCTGGTTCCCCGGCTTCGACATGGGCGACGCGGGCGAGATCTACGGCTTCACGCTGATCGCCGTACTCGCCGGTGTCCTCTACTGGCTGGTCCTCAACCGCACCCGCTTCGGCTTCGACCTGCGCGCCACCGGCGCCTCCGAGACCGCGGCCGCCGCCTCCGGCGTGGACGCCAAGCGCATGGTCCTCACCGCGATGCTGATCTCCGGCGGCATGGCGGGCCTCGCGGGCCTGCCGATCCTCCTCGGCGACGCCCACACCTACAGCCTGTCCTTCCCGACGGGCCTCGGATTCACCGGCATCACCATCGCGCTGCTCGGCCGCAACAACCCGGTCGGCATCGCCTTCGCCGCCCTGCTGGTCGCCTTCCTCGACAAGGCCTCGCCCGCTCTCGACTACGCGACCCCGGTGGCGTACGACAAGGAGATCGCGGTGATCATGCAGGGTCTCATCGTGATCGCGGTCGTCGTCTCCTACGAGGCCGTACGCGTCTGGGGCCTGCGCCGCCAGCAGCGGCGCGTCGGTGCCGAACTGGCCGCCGCCGCCAACGACAACTCCAAGAAGGAGGTGGCTGCCCGATGA
- a CDS encoding BMP family lipoprotein, whose protein sequence is MRRISRRTRLSQAAVAVAVVVVAAAGCGETSNESSGSDTESGSGSGYKGKGIGLAYDIGGRGDQSFNDAAYSGFEKARKEFKIGGNDIEPSDGESDADKVQRLTQMAKAGYNPIVGVGYIYAPAVKEVAAKYPKITFAVIDDAQVQAKNVADMVFAEEQASYLAGVAAAKASKKDHVGFIGGVDIPLIHKFEAGFVQGVESVDPKIKIEKRYLTEKPEDGGFANPSMGKEAASGQVEAGADVIYHAAGLSGQGVIQEAAAEKVWAIGVDSDQYKQKALAASKDWILGSALKDVGGAVYEVTKSVIEGKPLSGEHRGDLKTGGVGFADSNPKYKEMTDVVAAVDKAKEDIISGKVTVKTE, encoded by the coding sequence ATGCGTCGGATTTCTCGGAGAACCAGGCTTTCACAAGCCGCTGTCGCCGTCGCGGTCGTCGTCGTCGCGGCCGCCGGCTGCGGTGAGACCAGCAACGAGTCCTCGGGCAGCGACACCGAGTCCGGCTCAGGCTCCGGCTACAAGGGCAAGGGCATCGGGCTCGCCTACGACATCGGTGGCCGGGGTGACCAGTCCTTCAACGACGCCGCCTACTCCGGGTTCGAGAAGGCCCGGAAGGAATTCAAGATCGGCGGCAACGACATCGAGCCGAGCGACGGCGAGTCGGACGCCGACAAGGTGCAGCGGCTGACCCAGATGGCGAAGGCCGGCTACAACCCCATCGTCGGCGTCGGCTACATCTACGCCCCGGCGGTCAAGGAGGTCGCCGCCAAGTACCCGAAGATCACCTTCGCCGTCATCGACGACGCCCAGGTGCAGGCGAAGAACGTCGCCGACATGGTGTTCGCCGAGGAGCAGGCCTCCTACCTCGCCGGTGTCGCCGCCGCCAAGGCCAGCAAGAAGGACCACGTCGGCTTCATCGGCGGCGTGGACATCCCGCTGATCCACAAGTTCGAGGCGGGCTTCGTCCAGGGCGTCGAGTCGGTCGACCCGAAGATCAAGATCGAGAAGCGGTACCTCACCGAGAAGCCCGAGGACGGCGGGTTCGCCAACCCGAGCATGGGCAAGGAGGCCGCCAGCGGCCAGGTCGAGGCCGGCGCCGACGTGATCTACCACGCGGCCGGTCTGTCCGGGCAGGGCGTCATCCAGGAGGCCGCGGCCGAGAAGGTCTGGGCGATCGGCGTGGACTCGGACCAGTACAAGCAGAAGGCCCTCGCCGCGTCCAAGGACTGGATCCTGGGCTCCGCGCTCAAGGACGTCGGCGGCGCCGTCTACGAGGTGACCAAGTCCGTCATCGAGGGGAAGCCGCTCTCCGGTGAGCACCGGGGCGACCTGAAGACCGGTGGCGTGGGCTTCGCCGACTCGAACCCGAAGTACAAGGAGATGACCGATGTCGTCGCGGCCGTCGACAAGGCCAAGGAAGACATCATCAGCGGCAAGGTAACGGTCAAGACGGAGTAA
- a CDS encoding ABC transporter permease, whose translation MSTSTVAKPQAPKPARGRRRISLPVLLLLIAGLLVLVSAVRLITDANGITSTGQMSTALRLAVPIGLAGLGGLWAERAGVVNIGLEGMMVLGTWFGAWAGFQWGPWTGVAFGIIGGALGGLLHAIVTVTFNVNHIVSGVAINILALGATRYLSTFAFEGEEGGTSKQSPPVDSLGTFDIPGLSDWLQTLNGKHWFLVSDLAGLVGGLFTDLSPLTVVAVLLVPATWWVLWRTSFGLRLRSCGENPVAAESLGVNVYKYKYLAVVISGGFAGLGGAFLSLVASNIYLEGQTGGRGYIGLAAMIFGNWMPGGLALGAGLFGYTDSLKLRGGGTNVHALLLLLALLLVIGAAYFVWKKRYVHAAVTTLIGVLVFLWYTTTNEVPNQVVTATPYVVTLLVLALSAQRLRMPKADGMPYRRGQGK comes from the coding sequence ATGAGCACCTCGACCGTCGCCAAGCCGCAGGCGCCGAAGCCCGCCCGGGGCCGCCGCCGTATCTCGCTCCCGGTCCTGCTCCTGCTCATCGCGGGCCTGCTGGTCCTCGTCTCGGCCGTCCGCCTCATCACCGACGCGAACGGCATCACCTCCACCGGCCAGATGTCCACCGCCCTGCGCCTGGCCGTGCCGATCGGCCTCGCCGGTCTCGGCGGTCTGTGGGCCGAGCGCGCGGGCGTCGTCAACATCGGCCTCGAAGGCATGATGGTCCTCGGCACCTGGTTCGGTGCCTGGGCCGGTTTCCAGTGGGGCCCGTGGACCGGTGTCGCGTTCGGCATCATCGGCGGCGCCCTCGGCGGCCTGCTGCACGCGATCGTCACCGTGACCTTCAACGTCAACCACATCGTCTCCGGTGTGGCCATCAACATCCTGGCCCTGGGCGCCACCCGCTATCTGTCGACCTTCGCCTTCGAGGGCGAGGAGGGCGGTACGTCGAAGCAGTCGCCGCCCGTCGACTCGCTCGGCACCTTCGACATCCCAGGTCTCTCGGACTGGCTGCAGACCCTCAACGGCAAACACTGGTTCCTGGTCTCCGACCTCGCCGGTCTCGTCGGCGGCCTCTTCACCGACCTGTCGCCGCTCACCGTGGTCGCCGTCCTGCTCGTCCCGGCCACCTGGTGGGTGCTGTGGCGCACCTCCTTCGGGCTGCGGCTGCGCTCCTGCGGCGAGAACCCGGTGGCCGCCGAATCCCTCGGCGTCAACGTCTACAAGTACAAGTACCTGGCCGTGGTCATCTCCGGCGGCTTCGCCGGACTCGGCGGTGCCTTCCTCTCCCTGGTCGCCTCCAACATCTACCTGGAGGGCCAGACCGGCGGACGCGGCTACATCGGCCTCGCCGCGATGATCTTCGGCAACTGGATGCCGGGCGGACTCGCCCTCGGTGCGGGCCTGTTCGGCTACACCGACAGCCTCAAGCTCCGCGGCGGCGGCACCAACGTCCACGCGCTGCTGCTCCTGCTGGCCCTGCTGCTGGTCATCGGCGCCGCGTACTTCGTATGGAAGAAGCGGTACGTCCACGCGGCGGTCACCACGCTCATCGGCGTCCTGGTCTTCCTCTGGTACACCACCACCAACGA